The region CTTTTAGTATTTCGtgttggtaagtctattaggtctgacatgtatgatggggcctctccatgaatgattttataagccaaggtgcagatcttgaatgtactCCACAAGTGCATATTGATTAGAAAGTAGTTTAAGCTTGTTTTTTTGAGAGAGTATTTTGAGTGAATATTTTGTTTCATCCTttttatttagggccccttttacaaagcggcggtacaCATACTGCCACTTTGCCGTGTGCCAAATTGAGACTACTGCAGAAGCCTTGCAGTAGTTCCCaactccagcatgtgccatttttgACATGACaaaccgccgggttagcacgggagcccttactatcactaaataggtggtagtaagggctccccccccccccccggaaatgactGCAgaccaatccctgtgattagcacagggccatttctttttttggggggggggggcaaaaataaccttttacctgctgtggtaaaaggggaccttggcgcacggcaaatccacatgctgatgccactgcaggccccctcttaccacagcttactaaaagaagcccttcagtggcatagctacatgggaccgcgggggcctgggcccccccccaaagttcttcttggcccctggttttgctggcagcggtccccaatccccaccagctgaagcctttatcCAGCACCAGTCTCGGCGCcgccatgttgcctgccctgctcgctcTTCTCCTCACgtctggcacgctccttttagtgaaattgggcatgctcaatttcactaaaaggagcgacccaagtgcatgatcctgcattttttgggattaaacctcagttgccaaatatcgggCCATTAGCTGGTTAGAGGACTGAATGtcactgctaactggttaagttccagcTCCACCCAGGCTCCAGTCCCTGGCCGTCCCAGCATAACCGGACAGTCCTGGGCATTCGTAGGCAATGGTCAGTGGTACTAATTGCTTAAATGCTGCTGGATATTGCTGGATGGCCAGCTCAGAAGGGTTTGActgggcaggaacctctcctgtccagttaaacccttttgaatactgGGCCCTAAATTACTCTGACACACTAATGCAAAGCCGTTCCATAAGAAACAATGATGAAAAAGCAGCGTCAACACATGTCAGAGAGATAtggagaaagacagaggaagaggCAAGGAATGAAAGATGAATAGAGAAAAACGGGAAGAGGGATGAATAGTGGAATTATGGGAGAAAGGAAGACAAGCGAGAAGTAGGACAAGCTTAGAATGAAACAAGAAGACGGATAGAGTTTAGAGATTCATTATTACCAGTCTAAAACAAAGAATTGCAGATAAGATCATTTCCTCATTGTTCTCTGACATAAGATAAATCACTGAAGCTCTGCTCTTTCATTGTAAATTGTCACAGAAGCCCTCAAAGGAATAATGGCTTGTAATTCATCAAGCGATGCACATTATAATTCAATAATGACACTGctataaatatatacatctttAGTTGACTGCGAAATGTACCTGTAGCATTTCATTCAAAGCTCTGGAGGGTTACCATCTTTACAGGCAGGAGGGACACAAGAATCCGCTACTGGAATTCCTGCTCACTGTTGAATGGCACATGTGTAAAAGCCCAGTAGGGGGTGCCATTCAACAGTAAGCAGCAATGCTGGCAGGTGAGCCCTGGTGTCCTTCCTGCCAGTGAAAATGGGGTCTCTTCAGAATCACGTGTAGATTCTGGAAAGGTTGTGGAAGGCAAAGGGGAAAGTTTGAATGGACCACTGGAATACAGGTCAGGGAGTCAGGAAGTGGGAATCTGAGGTTATGTGTAtgtcaagggcgtagccagacagcagattttgggtgggcctaggcaagaagtgggtgggccccaaatgttcttcccccccccccccccacgccaaaaaaatcagctggtgggaaaatgcttctctccaccttggtagtctgcagcaggcgtgggctgaaaactgagcatgcgcaggtgccggtatcttgGAGATTAGCGTTTTctttaccatcagggagaagtcttcagctggcagagcttgggatccctaccagctaccactaaacatgtgctactgttgggtgggcctgaaccctaagtgggtgggccccggcccacccaggcccacctgtggctacaccactggtgtatgtgtgggggggggggagggctttgtTTCAGTCAGGTGCCACAGATGGAAAGGAGGGGAATTAAAGGTTTgaggagatccccccccccccacaccaatttCATTAGGTGCCACAAAAAGGAAGGAATGAGAATTGGAGGGTTGTCAGGAAAGAGTTTTTTTGTTTCATCAGGTGCCCCCcccagggaaggaagggagggaggaggggaggcatttttgtattttgcacagtagcgtagccagagtttaatttttagatgggcctggaggtggactgagtgggcacaggcctcgcatttcctctccacccgctaccaccaCCCCCCGCCCGCTTGCCTGcccgccgccgcatttcctctccacctgctACCCTCCCCCCCATGACAGCCcgctgcacatggtcagttctggtcatttttactgacctgaagcgccgttctccctccagcaccggagattcccatagccagccttctgccagtgcacgtcgtcggagcctcttctctggcgcgtcccgcctaccctgcaacttcctgttttccgcaaaggtgggacacaggaagttgcagagtaggcgggatatgcctgagaagaggccctgaCGACgcgtgctggcagaaggctggctatgggaatcgccgggctggagggagaatggcgcttcagggcactaaaagtgagcagaccacacagatggggagagcgggcagaagaggctagTCGGgcttggagcaaaagtggctgggcctgggcccgtccaggcccacccatggctacaccccggATTTTGCAGTTAGTTGTTAGCTCtgagcataggcgccgactccgtgggtgctgtgggtgcttgagcacccccaatatttcacccaccggaagttcccttcaccagcccagaattttaaatgtctctccctccctccctccctcccttcgagttccaggccccctccctccgaattttaaaagtcatcttacctcgtcggggttacggcggcaacagcagtgaaaagcgtgtagattcagcgcttcagccttcccttctctcagctctggtcccaccctcatttcctgtttctgcaagggtgggaccagagctgagagaagggaaggctgaagcactgagcctgcacgcttttcactgcttctgccaccgtaaccccaacgaggtaagatgacttttaaaatttggagggagggggcatggaactcgaagggagggagggagggagtggggccctggaactcggagggaccctggaactcggagggaggggggagagcctCGAACTCAGAGGGACCctagaactcgaagggagggagggggcctggaactcgaagggagggagggagggaggcctggaacagggagggtgggagggagggcctggaactcagagggggaggggggcctggaactcagagggagggagggactggaactcggagggaggagaggcctggaactcggagggaggaggatggggagggggatgagagggaggggggaatgcaccacctgtaaataaaaaataaaattcagcacccccaatcattttcaaaagttggctcctatggctctgAGCACAGTTAGATTTATCTTATCGCAGCTATCACTGCACAAAAGTTTTAGCTGGGTAGTACCACTTCTCCCTGGTCCCTTTGCACTTTTTCAGCAGCTAAATTTAGCTGTTCATCCTCTGTCCACTTGACTAGAACTAATGGAACAGAGCCATGAGCATTCATTAGTAAACATTTGGTTCCTTAATGCACCTTAAAGATTGGAGTAAGTGAAAAATTGAATTAATAAATGTATAATTGATTTCCACACATTATAAAGTTCCAGGtacctttaaaaatgtattacaaCGAATAAGTGAAAGGAACCCAGAAAACATGGGAACAAAGCCAAATGAACTGGAAACAGATCAAAAGTTTTTAGCCTGTGCACATCCTTGCAATCTAACTAAGTCCTGAAATTAGGTGACTAGGCCCTTTGAAAAGTTCTTTTCTTCTACCCATTTGGTCTTATTGGAGGATCACCATGATTTCTTTACCTGGTTTTCCTATACTGTATATCAGAAGCACACTGACCATTGCAACAACAAGGCAATGACCAAGGGCCCACAGCAGTGAGGCACACTCTTCCCTACCCTCatctaatcacttttgataggtgattaggggcagtggcgtagctacatggggctacgggggcctgggccccgctagcgggggtccccaaaccccgccagctgaagcattgtccatcGCCGGTCTCTGTCACCACCGCATTGCCTTCCCTGCTCtggtcttcccctcacatcctgcatgttccttttagtgaaattgggcatgctcagtttcactaaaaggagcgtgccggacgtgaggggaagacagagcagggcaggcaacgcggcagcaccggagaccggcgctggccaacgcttcagctggcaggggttagggacccccgccagccaaggcatttgctgcggcagtgggtgggaagcggcaggggggagcggcggcagggcagtagaccaaaatgtgccccctcactttgggctctggccccctcccacttgtATAGGGGCCCATAACTCTTGTTGCTCAGAGgctcagatcactgtcagtctaccCCTGCTGTATATACTGCAGTGACTTCCTCAGGCCAAGAGCAGTTCCATCCAGGACAACTGCCACTGTTGTAATTCGCCTGCCAGCTGTCACCATAAGAGCTGTAGCTGACCTTTCCTCCCATTAGGACCATGAATGTTCCTTCAGCAGCGTTTTCAGCCCAGTCAATCTAGAATGTAGAACTCTGAATCAGAAATCAGTCTAATAGACAGTctaaatagacttcctgagccggtatgtcaagctccatctctggccgtcttcaaatctaagctaaaagcccacctttttgatgctcctaacccttattcacttgttcagaacccttattttatcatcctcactttaatattcccttatctcttgtttgtctgtcctaattagattgtaagctctgtcgagcagggactgtctcttcatgttcaagtgtacagcgctacatacgtctagtagcgctatagaaatgataagtagtagtagtctttgggattccggaatcttgctgctctttggggttgtgcacggaatcttgctactctttgggattctggaatcttgctactctttgttcttatcccttatttgtcctgtttgtctgtcctaattagattgtaagctctgtcgagcagggactgtctcttcatgttccaagtgtacagcgctgcgtatgtttagtagcgctttagaaatgataagtagtagtagtagtagtagtctaaacCAGCATAGAAAACTGTAGCTTGAactagaaattattattattattattatttatgacatttatatcctgcattagccTAAGTAAAACTCAggttcactgtggcttacataacaattagaaaagcatgaacatgttcaaaatatattaacagaaagtaaaatacatcatataatgtgtAAAAtttgagttaggaacagatgtaatgaaatacttaggggtccctttactaaggtgcaccaaaatatggcctgcgctggtgtaggcacgtgttttggacacacgaagatccatttttcagcgcacctgtaaaaaaaaactgccttttaaaaattttgggtgaatgtgcagcaaaatgaaaattggcgcatgtccattttggggtctgagaccttaccgccatctattgacatagcggtaaggtctcacgtgttaaccgggtggtaaaggTCTACGCgagtagaatgccttttaccgcccggttagcgccgcgcggcagaaaatacaaattattttccggtgtgcaTAGTGGACGCGTGTAAAAAGGAAGCTGccacctgggccatgcggtagccaggtggtaattccaaattgacacatgttgggtGGGTGTAggcacttacacagcttagtaaaaaagccccctaCCTAAATTAATCTacataattgaaatatggagggaAAAGGTAACGGGCTAGGATTTTACTGGGATAGACAGGAttagtgggaggtgggatgaggtaaaaatgaatgccatgagtttatttgagaagagggcttatttccttaaaggctagactgaagaagtgagttttcaatggacttcaatagaaatcaaacaaaataaaacatggaaaagaaaataagatgataccttttttattggacataacttaatacatttcttgattagctttcgaaggttgcccttcttcgtcagatcggaaataagcaaatgtgctagctgacagtgtatataagtgaaaacattcaagcattactatgacagtctgacagggtgggaggatgggggtgggtcggaggtatgcatggggacatcaaagcataccattgatattctaacaggctgggtgtggataggtgaggggtgggatgatcaacagagacatacagctttatggtttataatgggctaggaaccccagatccttgttaagtcctttctgttgggtgttaaaatattcaatcattctgacttcaaaggtcttacgttcttgtatggttttaaagttacctttcaggattctcactgtgaagtcactggtacagtgtcctggtcctgtaaaatgctgaccaacaggggtgggagccctactggcaccagtattgttcatgtgatgtctatgtaaattgaatcttgtcttaagcatctggcctgtttctccaatatagcatccttcgttacattttttacactgaatgatatgtaccacattggaagatgagcaagtgaaagatccctttatgttgaatatctttcctttgtggatgactgtggggtcctgtgaaatattttggcatagtttgcaactggataaataaTCATCAGTACgtttgatggttttaggtaaggagttccaaattttagcGCTTTGATATGAAACCTAAACCTCCTGTTCCATTGGACTCCGCTTCAACTATTTCCAAACACCTATTCAGTGCATGCGGTAACTTTGTTCTTTTTTAAAACTATGATTGTTTTGCACATCCTGTCTCTTTCTTTCTTAACACACTGCGTTTTGTGTCTTTAGCATAAATGTTCCAGACCAAACATCAGCTGATGACGTTCTACACTTCATTGACGCTGTCTCATACTGCAGCTCTTCCTAACCATGCACCTTCTGGGACTAAAGCAGGAgcattgaagcagtgcaaaacaGATGAGGATCACACTCTGTCAATGATTACAAATGCAGACCTGAACTACCTCTGTGAGGGTCAATGCGGAACTGCTGTTAGATTACAGGAAGAAGCCTTAAAGAATGCAATGGACTGTACCCTTGAAATCTAAGAGAAAGTCTGGGGAATACTGTGTTTCTGCCCTTAACTCTGGGGAGATTCAGGATGAGCACAGCCTCTCAATTGCTATGGATTACACTTCAATACACTGATTCAACAGTAAATAAATATTATAGGTATACTTTGTAGGAAACCTACAAGACAATATGCACAtgagtacataagcactgccgtactgggacagactgaaggtccatcaagcccagtatcctgtttccaacagtggccaatccgggtcacaagtacctggcaaaatcccaaaagagtaaacagGCTTTATGTtgcctatcccagaaatactcagtggattttcccaagtccatcttaataatgtcttctggaattttcttttaggagattatccaaacctttttaaaccctgctaagctaactgcttttaccattagATAGCAACATTTTAGTGTCTAGATTATTaagaagaaatgtaatagattgtatCGCACATATGGTtataaatgttgttttttttttcaagtcaaCAGTCAATGAATGCAATGACTAGTACATTCCTCTTTTTATGATGCATGGCAGGAAGAAGCAATAATTTCAGCCTGTTCTGTGCTAAAAAACACTACTTCAAAGAATTTTATTAGTATGTTGTAATAGTTGCAGAAAAGTCCTAGCTCATGGCAGATCTAAACTACTGCTTGGTATGTGTCAGAATACCTAATGTGCTGTATCAGAATATGCTAATATACATTGTACTAAAATACATTAAGATAGAGCACATTATTACACGCCTGGTTTCTTAGTGCACTAGACATTGAGTTATCAGTACTGCACAAAAAACCATGCAAGACAGCAGATAAAAGAGCTTTATAAAAATGGTAGATGTTGCTAGCTGCATACAGTGAATAGAATTATTAGTAGTTGCCAATTGGGGATAGAATGAACCACTATAACCAATCAGATGATGTGTTTCTTCATACTTCGGCAAACAAGTCACTAAATTCCTCAGAAATTATGGTGACCTGGGATGATGCCACAATCCTAGGACTCAAAGTTTCTCTGGCCGTCATCCTGTCCCTCATAACTCTGGCAACAATTTTTTCCAACGTCTTTGTAAtcattaccatttttgtcacaaaGAAACTGCGTACGCCGGCAAACTATCTGATTGGATCCCTGGCTGTAACAGATCTCCTGGTCTCTCTCCTGGTGATGCCCATTAGCATCGCTTCCACTGTCAGCCAAACGTGGAACTTTGGACAAATTATGTGTGACATCTGGTTATCGTCAGACATCACATTCTGCACAGCCTCAATCCTGCACCTGTGCGTCATTGCTTTGGACAGATATTGGGCCATTACAGATGCGCTGGAATACTGCAAGCGAAGGACAGCAGGGAGAGCAGCTGTTATGATTGCTGTGGTCTGGATCATCTCTATTTGTATCTCTATCCCGCCACTCTTCTGGAGACAAGCCAAGGCTCACGAAGAACTAAAGGAATGCAGCGTGAACACAGATCAAATCTCCTATACCATCTACTCAACTTTTGGAGCCTTCTATATCCCCACAGTGCTGCTGGTTATACTTTATGGTAAAATCTATGTGGCGGCCCGCTCCAGGATTCTTAAACCGCCGTCTCTGTATGGAAAGCGATTTACCACTGCCCATCTCATTACTGGTTCCACAGGGTCTTCTCTGTGTTCCATGAGCTCCTGCATTCATGAGGGACACTCCCATTCTGCTGGCTCCCCAATATGCATCAATCATGTTAAAATCAGATTTGCAGACAGTGTCCTAGAAAGGAAGAGACTCTCGGCTGCACGGGAAAGGAAAGCCACAAAGACTCTGGGGATAATTCTTGGAGCCTTTATTTTCTGTTGGCTCCCATTCTTTGTGGTAAGCCTGCTAATGCCCATCTGCAGTGAGTCCTGCTGGTTTCACCCAGTCCTCTTTGACTCGTTCACGTGGTTGGGTTATTTAAACTCACTTATTAATCCAGTCATATACACAGCTTTCAATGAAGAATTCAAACAAGCATTTCAAAAGCTAATAAGACTCAAAAAATGTTATTAACACCTGACACCATCTCCTGTCAATAATCATTTGGATAGGATCTCGTAAAACATTTCCTCCATCTCAATAGTACTAGATCTCTGACCTGCTCATAGATTAATCATTGTCTGGAGAAAGGTTGAGCTTGGACATACATCACCAAGAGCTTAATTCCAGGAACATTACCTGTAGCTGCTACTAGTGATATTTCAAGTCCCTCACAGAGATTGTCTTCACTATTAATGTGTATCAGTTTAAACACAATGCAGAAGGTTTGGAATAAAAGAAAAGGAATGAACCAAGGTAGAAATTGTCATTGAATTTTGTTGACAATACGTACGTTCCAGGGGCCTTAATGGTCTCAGTGCAGTAAAATGCCATAGTAAAAACCAAAAATGAATTCTATATGTGCCCATAAAATCACTGAGAGGGAAGGACTATTGCAGGCATTAGATTATTTATCAAGAGCTAAACAAAGCGAGTTGTGAATAGAGTGTAAGAGGGAGAACACGTGAATTAATGAGTGAGGAAAGTGTGAGCCAAAGTCTGAATGAATTTGTGAGCAGAGTGTGAATGAATGACAAGTACAAACCAGAAAACATAAAGAAGAGATCAAGATGTTTGGTTTACATTTAAATACAGGGCAATCCAAGCCTGAAAATCAATGTGCATTTATTTGGAAAACACAGGTACAGATGGTCAGAGTTGAGGGAAAAGAGCCATGAGGACCAATGATATATGTGACAGTAGCAGACAAACACTCAACCCCTCACTAGATGGCTACATGCTTAGCATATACTTTActgtgagggaagagaggagaaagaagACAAGGTGCCCTCACAAATGAGGATCAGTCCAAGGAAACAAAAGGAGGGAGCAAGGACCTTTGCTGACAGGGAGTCAGCCCCAGAGAGGAGGACAGAGGCAGGAGACACCTGATTGATAGAAGAGTCAGTCCCAAAAAGGTGAAAAGGAGGTTGCCCCTCCTTAACAGGGGCCAGTCCTAGGGAGGAAAGGATCAGTCAATGATGAAATGTTAGCCGACCACACCAGGAAACATTTGAGTGGACTGGGGAGAGGAATGAGGTGTAGGTCAGCTTTCTCTCTTCcacacctccttcttccatccctaCAGGAATTAACCCCCAGACAACCCCAACTTCTATTCCCCACCTCCCTAAACTCAACCCCAGCATGCTCCTCTCCATATCCTGACTGCAGCACTCCCTTCTCACTACCCCCCTCATCAGGCCTAATCCTAACCCTAGAACTTTCAATTCTTCCTAGACATAACCTCAGCATTTTCATTCACTCAATGCAATTCCATCCACATTTATATTTCACTTCTCCAAGCATTCAGCTCCTTTCTTACCTGTCCAGCATTTACCCACTTTCACATCAGACCCCAAGCATTCACCCCCTTTTGCAAATTACTTCCAGGTATACACTCCCTCCTCACCTTGCCCTCCCCATTCAGCATTCatattttctccctccccccaaatcacTCACAAAATTATAGCTGTGGTCTGGGGTTGTTCCAAGTACAGCATTTCATCCTGTAATCCTAGCTGGCAGCAGATGACTCCTTTGAAGATGCTAGACTTGATACAGCATAGCAAAGAACCCTTTACTTTCTGCTATAGTCCCTAATCTTCTGTTCTCTCCTCACCTTTTTATAGGGTGAGGAAGAGAGCAGAAAAGTGAAGGCCTGGAGCAGGGAAAGAAAAGGTCTATTTTCCTATTGTCTATGGTTTACCTGATCTAGCCTATTCCCTGTAGCAGCCTGGAATGGGCTGGAAGATGAAGAAAAGATTTGGTATGCAAGGCAGCCAAAATGTCTACTGCTGGATTTCTGCCAGCCTCTGCCTCACCATGAAGCATTATGTCACCCGCCACAGTGATCTCAAGGGCAGCATCAAGGACTATAAATATCCCTATGAATTGGGGATCTAAATCAAGAATTAGAATTGGACAAAAAAAGGTATCCCTCCTGAAAATGATGCCCAGATGATCAGAAACATGTTTGCCTGCGCCCCAggtgctaattgcatgcaaatgcatgtaaatgagGGTCTCTCACATTCCTCCCTCAAGGTCAGCGGGCAGTGCGCCAAACAAGGGCACTACTCCCACTGCAAACCCTACACCATCTTggggctggcgttagggtttggaGGAATGAGGGAGACCAAGAGGTTtttcctggacctgtcaaacctaagcctgtCAAACCTGACagaagagtccccccccccctgctcaggCCCGGCCAGATCCGACTTGACAACCTCCCTGACAGAAGACAACCTGATGATCCCCCGCCCCTCCTGACAGAAGAGacctccctggtagtctagcagcccCGAACTCCCCTGTACCTTCAAAtggcactccctcctccttccagcgccacctccaaaatggtagcgccctgcccaatgcatcctttgatatgctgggtggggctttgctaccattttggaggcagtgctggaaggaggagggacggGGGTTCAGGGCCACTACACTACCAGGTCCACCGGACTTCCAGCCTTTTCTTCTGTCATGGAGGGGGGGATCAGGTAaggggggcactagaccaccagggaatgtcTCCTGTCAGGGGGGTCAGGTCATCttcagtggggaggggggttgtc is a window of Microcaecilia unicolor chromosome 11, aMicUni1.1, whole genome shotgun sequence DNA encoding:
- the HTR1D gene encoding 5-hydroxytryptamine receptor 1D; the encoded protein is MNHYNQSDDVFLHTSANKSLNSSEIMVTWDDATILGLKVSLAVILSLITLATIFSNVFVIITIFVTKKLRTPANYLIGSLAVTDLLVSLLVMPISIASTVSQTWNFGQIMCDIWLSSDITFCTASILHLCVIALDRYWAITDALEYCKRRTAGRAAVMIAVVWIISICISIPPLFWRQAKAHEELKECSVNTDQISYTIYSTFGAFYIPTVLLVILYGKIYVAARSRILKPPSLYGKRFTTAHLITGSTGSSLCSMSSCIHEGHSHSAGSPICINHVKIRFADSVLERKRLSAARERKATKTLGIILGAFIFCWLPFFVVSLLMPICSESCWFHPVLFDSFTWLGYLNSLINPVIYTAFNEEFKQAFQKLIRLKKCY